A stretch of Sinimarinibacterium sp. NLF-5-8 DNA encodes these proteins:
- a CDS encoding CoA transferase subunit A, producing the protein MNKELSAKQIVAQLRDGMTIGIGGWGPRRKPMALVREILRSDLKDLTIVGYGGMDMGMLSAAGKASKLIYAFVTLDFIPLEPFFRKAREAGTINGIEVDEGLMQWGLRAAAMRLPFLPTPVGLATDQTAKAWPELKTITSPYADGETLLAVPPIKLDVALIHVHKSDRLGNVRLYAPDPFFDELMVRAADKAYVTCEELVDQIASDEVDAHFNLVERNRINGVACIPGGAHPTSNADIYGKDHGINYGWDAAHIKHYCELAAQDNGWQLYVDEFLSGGDEAAYQAKVGGTDAIVNLPRQVM; encoded by the coding sequence GCTGGGGGCCGCGGCGCAAGCCGATGGCGCTGGTGCGCGAGATTTTGCGCTCCGATTTGAAGGATTTAACCATCGTCGGTTACGGCGGCATGGACATGGGCATGCTCAGTGCAGCGGGCAAAGCCTCCAAACTGATTTATGCGTTTGTGACGCTGGACTTTATTCCGCTGGAGCCGTTTTTTCGCAAAGCGCGCGAAGCCGGCACCATCAACGGCATTGAAGTGGACGAAGGCTTGATGCAATGGGGGCTGCGCGCAGCTGCCATGCGCCTGCCGTTTTTGCCCACGCCGGTGGGCTTGGCCACCGACCAAACCGCTAAAGCATGGCCGGAGCTTAAAACCATCACCTCGCCGTATGCCGATGGCGAAACGCTGCTGGCGGTGCCGCCGATCAAGCTCGATGTGGCGCTGATTCATGTGCACAAGTCCGACCGTTTGGGCAACGTGCGCTTGTATGCGCCCGATCCGTTTTTTGACGAGCTGATGGTGCGCGCGGCGGATAAAGCCTATGTGACCTGCGAAGAACTGGTGGATCAAATCGCCTCCGACGAGGTTGACGCGCATTTCAATCTGGTGGAACGCAACCGCATCAACGGCGTGGCCTGCATCCCCGGCGGCGCGCACCCGACCTCCAACGCCGATATTTACGGCAAAGATCACGGCATCAATTACGGCTGGGATGCCGCCCACATCAAGCATTACTGCGAGCTGGCGGCGCAAGACAACGGCTGGCAACTGTATGTGGATGAGTTTTTAAGCGGCGGCGATGAAGCCGCCTATCAAGCCAAGGTTGGCGGCACCGACGCCATTGTCAACTTGCCGCGCCAGGTGATGTAA